A region of the Rhizobium binae genome:
ACGGCTGACCTTGGTCTGCTTCACCTGCGGCTCGCGCTCCTTCTCCGTCAACGGCTTCTGCCCATGCAGCGCCCGCTCAGCCTCGATCGCCCGGTCGAGATCGGCCCAATAGTCGGCACGCGACTTCTCGATCATGGCAAGATCGTACTTGCCCTTGTTGGCATTGGCCTTCAGATGCGTCGAGTCGGTATAAAGCACCGTGCCGTCTACCAGCTTGTGGGCGATCGCCTGTTCGACGATATGGTCGAAGATATCCTGGGCCACCGATGTGTCGCTGAAGCGCCGACGCCGGTTCTGGCTCAGCGTCGAGGCGTCGAACACGCCATCTGCCAGCTTCAACCGCAGGAACCAGCGATAGGCGACGTTGACCTCGATCTCGCGCACCAGCTGACGCTCGGAGCGGATGCCGAACAAATAACCGATGAACAAGGCCCTGAACATCAAGGTCGGATCAAGCGCTGGCCGGCCGTTGTCCGGGCAGTAAAGCAAAGCCACACGATCATGAATGAAGGAAAAGTCGATCACCTGATCAATCTTGCGAAGCAGGTGATCCTTCGGCACTAGGCTATCGAGCGTCACCATCTCGATCGCCGTCTGTTCGGCAGAGGGTTTCTTCAACATGTCCCAATGAATCACAAAACCCCCGGCATCGCCAGGGGTTTGTCAGCAGTCTGAAGGCGGCTTCGGCCGCCTTTTTTGTTGCGCCGTTTTCGGAGGAATGGTTTTAGAGGAGCTCTGCCCCGCCGCTGGACCAGCTGCCCGATGTCCTTTCTTCTGCGCGACGCCTTTGAGGCCGATATCCCCGCCATTACCGGGATCTATGGCGACTCCGTCCTGAACGGCGTTGCAAGCTACGAGATCACACCGCCCTCCGAGACCGAGATGGCGCAACGTTTTGCGGCGATCATCGACCAGCGATATCCCTATATCGCCGCAGTCGATGCGGATGGAGACCTGCTCGGCTACGCCTATGCCTCGGCCTTCCGCACCCGCCCGGCCTATCGCTGGATGGTCGAGGATTCGATTTACCTGGCGCCCGAAGCCCGCGGTCAAGGCATCGGCAAGGTGCTGATGAGCGAGTTGATCGACCGCTGCACTGCCCTCGGTTTTCGTCAGATGGTGGCCGTCATCGGCGGCGCAAGCCCCGCCTCGATCGCGCTTCATCTGAAGGCGGGTTTCGTGGAGGTCGGCCTGATGCAGGGCACGGGCTACAAGCATGGGCGCTGGCTGGATACGATGTTCATGCAGCGCAGCCTCGGCGAAGGCATGACGACCGATCCGGATCCATCCGTTTATCCCGGGACGCTGTCTGCACGCTGACGAGGCTTACTTATCGACGAGCTTCAAGGCCTTGTCGAATACCTTCAGCACTTGGTTCAGCTCGTGTCCGCGCTTCAGGATCATACCGTTGACGTTAATGACGGAATAGGCGCCTTGCTTGGCGGCGAGCTTCGGGTTCTTTTCGATTCGGAAGAACGGCATTTCACCGGAGCGTTTGAAGACGGAAAACACCGCCCTGTCTTTCAGGTGATCGATGGCGTAATCGCGCCATTCGCCCTCGCCGACCATGCGGCCGTAGATCCAGAGGATCGCATCGAGTTCGCGCCTATGGAAAGTCACCGGAAGCGGGTCCTTGCTTTGTCTGTACTCCCTGAGATCGACGACGACCGAGGAACTATTGTCGACGGAGCGGCTTTCGCCGTGTCGCAAATCCGGCTGATCTGTCATCAGGTCTCCAAGGCCTCCGCTTGTGACAGGAGAATGACAGTTTGCCCGAGCCGCCACAAATTGCAAGAGTGCGGCCCGTCACATTCGACTGCAGTGGACTGTGGACAGATGCGATGCTTTCTCGGCAGCGCCGCATTTCAGTCAAAACAGCGCCTCATTTGCAGGAGAATTATGCATCCCGGTTTGGCGCCAGCGCGCCAAAGGGCCCGGCGGAGCGTATCGACCTTAACCCCAGCCCCGAATACGTTCAGCCGGGCCGCCCGGACCTTCATCCGTATAGGATGAAATCTCAGATATTTTTACCCGCCAGCACCACGGTCGCGCCAAGGATCGCGGCCGGATCGCCTTC
Encoded here:
- a CDS encoding GNAT family N-acetyltransferase, producing MSFLLRDAFEADIPAITGIYGDSVLNGVASYEITPPSETEMAQRFAAIIDQRYPYIAAVDADGDLLGYAYASAFRTRPAYRWMVEDSIYLAPEARGQGIGKVLMSELIDRCTALGFRQMVAVIGGASPASIALHLKAGFVEVGLMQGTGYKHGRWLDTMFMQRSLGEGMTTDPDPSVYPGTLSAR
- a CDS encoding DUF2794 domain-containing protein, translating into MTDQPDLRHGESRSVDNSSSVVVDLREYRQSKDPLPVTFHRRELDAILWIYGRMVGEGEWRDYAIDHLKDRAVFSVFKRSGEMPFFRIEKNPKLAAKQGAYSVINVNGMILKRGHELNQVLKVFDKALKLVDK